gtttCAACAACATTGCCAAACCCTTAATCCCAGCATAAGGAAACAAGTTCCTTGTCCAGCATGTTTTTGCCTTCCCACCAGCATTAAAGACATTGTTCTTGTGGTTAACATTGCATGCCGAGCTGAAAATGATATAAATTGACTCTCGCAACTCTTTATGGCACATTAAGGGCAGTAATCACTAAACATCACCATTTTTCCTTCGTTTGTCAAAATCTTGAGCAAGTGACTCCTGATAAGTTGCTTTTAGCTTAAAGTTTAGTTTTAATTTAAGAAGATGCATTTAAGTAGAAAGTATTTGCACAAAATGTGaaaattattactccctccatccCTCTCATTTAGTATCATTTTCCATTTAGTTTGTCCTCCTCATTTTGCATCTTTTCTGACTTTCTTTTAGTTTCATTCATACAAATCattttctctcttcatttattaccaaataTGTACCTTTTCCTTAAAAACAACTCACTTTCTCTTTGTTACAATCATCGAGGGATGGAGGAGTAAGTATTTCTGGACAGAGTTTCTCACATTTATGTTTTATGAGGAAGATGGTAACTGTTTTCTCTGCCCTCTGTAGGATACTGGCTGAACACAAAGGGACATTCAGTCATATAGAAAATAAGAAGGTACAAGAGCAGACCATGGATATTGTGCATTTGTATCTTTACTTCTAGAACACAGGGACATGATTATTTAGTGCTGTATATTGTTAATTGCAGATGCCTGCACATTTAGACTGGTTTGGATGGTGCACTTGGGATGCTTTCTATCAAGATGTCACTCCAGATGGAATCAGAGAAGGTCTTGAAAGGTATCAAGTCAATCTGGAGAAATTTGTTGTTTTATGGCTATTACAAAGCGCTTTTGCAACTGAACTGATTAGTGCTATCTACATTAGGGAATTTTTGCAGCACTAGTCACCAGGTTCTTGttcaatctgtattaatctaaACCCCTTAAAGCTGAGAACCATGTGGTGTATTTCATCTAACATGATTTGATACTCTTTCTGAATTACAGTTTCTCGCAGGGTGGTTGTGCACCTAGATTCTTAATTATTGATGATGGGTGGCAGGACACTTTTAATGAATTTCGGAAGGAAGATGAAGAGCACACTGAAGGAACACAGTAAgttattttttcaaaagttttcctgttttgatatttttcttCCTTTATCCTAGATAGCTAACATTTTTTCTGTTGGTTATTCTATAGATTTGCTACAAGGTTAAGGAGCATCAAAGAAAACATCAAATTCCAAAGGCTTTCTTCAGATGACTATGCCACCCTACCTGAGTTCATCAAATTTATCAAGGACAGATATGGATTAAAGTAACTCAttgcatgtttttttttttttttttcataatttgtcTTTCAAATTTTGAGATGTTTGAATGTTAAGACATGTGTTTTTGCCTTTTGGATTTTatagatatgtttacatgtggCATGCTATTGTGGGATACTGGGGAGGGCTCCTTCCGTCATCTGAATCACTAATGAAGTACAATCCTAAGATTGTATACCCAGTTCAATCTCCTGGCAATATTGGAAATCTTAGAGATGTTGCTATGGATAGCATTGAGAGATATGGGATTGGAGCTATTGATCCAGAGAAAATTAATGATTTCTATAACGACTATCACAGCTATCTTGCCAGCATTGATGTGGATGGTGTCAAAGTGGATGTTCAGAATGTTCTCGAAACAATTGGTTCTAGCTTTGGTGGTCGGGTCCATTTGACTGCCCTGTACCAGAAAGGGCTTGAGGAATCTGTTGCAAGgaattttaaaaacaataatctCATTTGTTGCATGAGTCACAATTCAGACTCCATATTCAGGTTTGCATGATTCAATTTTACGGAAAGTTTTGGTTTTTTCAAACTGTTTGAAAAAGGTACTGATTGGATTTTTGCTTGACAGTTCAATGAAAAGTGCCGTTGCTAGAGCATCAGAGGATTTTATGCCTCAAGAACCAACACTTCAGACAATGCATATTGCCTCTGTGTCCTTTAATAGTCTCCTCCTCGGGGAGATCGTGGTTCCTGATTGGGACATGTTCCATGTGAGATATCTTCTtcattagtatttttttttttctgatttatcAAGTGGAAAAGTACATTCTTCCTTTGAATATAGGTATTATTACAGATTTAAGGGAAATTATCATTGATATCCTTAGTTTTAAGGGAAATTATCACAGGACAAGTCACTATTAGTCTTTCTAATTCAGACTTATTTTGCAGAAGTTCGAATAAGTCTGAATTTTTTGAAATATGTCATAAAATTTCAGGTTTCCATGGATTGCTTTCCCGTGTTCTTTTTAGATGAACTCCAACTAAGTTTGATATTCACAAGTCACAACACCTCAGAGAGAAAGCTAATTTTTGATTGTTAACTTTGTAGAGCAAACATTATGCTGCAGATTTCCATGCTGCTTCCCGGGCAGTGGGTGGCTGTGCAATATATGTAAGGTGAAATTTTTGCACGTTCTGTTCACTAACTCAAATTTCCTTTTTCTATGCTGGTCCCATTTATCGTGCAATAATAATCGTGATCAAGTTGTGCACTTGCAGTGATAAACCAGGAAATCATGATTTCACAATTCTTAGGAAGCTTGTATTACCTGATGGTTCAATCCTAAGAGCCAGATATGCAGGTCGGCCTACTCGAGATTGTTTATTTAAAGATCCTGTTATGGATGGCAAAAGGTAAAAAGACATTCTTCTAAAATCCAGTTCATATAATGTAGTAACTTGGGGGCTATTATAATTGTTTTGTACCGCTGGTAACTTGATAGTTTGATGAAAGTATGGAACTTGAACAAGTTATCTGGCGTTCTTGGAGTGTTTAACTGCCAAGGAGCCGGAACTTGGCCATTGAAAGATAATTCTCTTGAGACTCCTTCACCTGAAGTTCTTTGTGGCCAAGTAAGTCCCAATGATGTTGAATTCCTCGAAGAAATTGCTGGTGACAATTGGCATGCAGAATACGCTTTATACGCTTTCAATGCTGGTAAACTTCTGCTGTAAATTTATCTGAATGAGCATTGCTAATATTTTGAATCAGTACTTTCCTTTAAACAAACAAATCACCTTGCAGGAACTCTAACCAAAGTCTCAAAACAAGAAAAAGTCGATGTCTCCTTGGGAGTTCTTACGTGTGAATTGTATACAATTTGTCCAATCAGGGTCAGTAATCATCGATCATAATTTCTTTCGAAAATTTACTACATCCTTCCTTATTTTTTGTTTCCGTAATCGGCTTATGttattgtgtgcaaggtttcatcTAATGAATTCCTTCCAACATGTATGCTTAGGTTTTCAACGACTCGGTACATTTTGCTCCTATTGGATTGCTCGACCTGTACAACTCTGGTGGAGCTGTAGAAGCATTGAGCTTCAAAACAGGTCCAGACGGATGCATCCTGAAAGTCGAAGTGCGGGGTGTGGGCCGATTCGGAGTTTATTCGAGTACAAGACCAAGGTTTTGTACAGTTGACATGAAGAAAGAAGAGTTCACATACAGTCCTGAAGATGGATTGTTGACGGTGAAGCTTGAAGGAGGATgccaaattaaaaatattgaatttttatattgaaaattcAAATCACGTCCTAGTCCAAAAAGGGCTTTACATGAGGGACtttacccccccccccccccccccccccccatttGTTTGGAACTTGTTattgttttacttattttgcTTATTAATTGTTCACGAATATTGAAGTCCTTTTGGGAAACAACAATAAATACACACAAGAATGTATACAATTTAGTTATCCTTTTTTCGTACATTAATTCAGCTAACTTCTTGATTATATCATTATGTTTAAAATGCTATATTTAATCCACATTTCATATAAATGTTCTTATAgcttaattttgtaattttcttttagtttttgaCTTATGAAATTAgtttttagagatttttttgTGCAAtagtaatatttatactcaTGAGACTTTTTTCAGTTCAgtctacaataaaaaaaaaaaattgtttttttaaaataatttatgaaattatcattttaaagcTTGGAATGATCATTTtagatattaaaatataaatttttaagtcTTTGAGTATGCAATTTGGGCCCTTGGTAAAGGAAGAATTAGTCTGAGTTGGGGATTTAAAGTCTTAGACTAGGGATTATAAAACttagaataaatattttaaaggtTGGAGGAGTTAGTTAAAAAGTAAATGTAAGCCTTGAAAAAGATTAATGAAGGCTAAAATAggattttaagtcttaaaacgAATGTTTTAGGACTTGAAATTGATAGGTAAAAGTAATTTGTATTCTATAATTTTTGACTTTAAGTAATTACAATTCAATGTATTTACATTAGAaacattagaataagtaattacaattcaatgtatgtttcaggtGGGATGATTCATCGACAAAACTCCGAACATTCGTAAGTCAaagcttggaggctatgataaaatatatatatatatatatatatatatatatatatatatatatatatatatatatacacacacacacagtcgatccaaatacacaaaagcgaAACGCGAACGctcacaaacacaaacgcaaaTGCTAACgctaaagcttatatttacggtacttctagtggtgtccaatccaatcttagaacttATAAAAcgttaaactagttcaaatccatgtttgagttgcgtgcaaacaacctacgtcttcccccaacataatgaactttgccactactttctcgaatataaccatttcaaaaacatactatagtgacagaaaatgatgccattttctacattaatacaaacaaaatcaacatcatcatcaacttcatgcccatacaagtacattatattcatatgattataatcttttttggtctacaaattaatAAACTCCATAAAGTatctaagttcatacatatataatgcacataaaatccaaataataaatcaattaataagttcataaatgatatttctaataccaacatcaacatttctaataatatataatgaaaggtgaattcaactaattcaataagctcatcaacaataacacttcaaaaaacaacataagctatgaaaacaattaaaaattaccttgaatagttACGGATGATTAAGAAAAGTCTTAATTtaagaactagtaacctacatttgagaaAATAACCAAATTTCATTAAAACCCTCAAAAactatatatactaaaaaaaacgCAAACAATtttacctttgagcaagctagagtattccagactaattttgaagtgccaaattgaaggaggaatgcaagaattgatggattgaatctatggttttagagggagaatgttGAGTAATAAAGTAGGGTTTTGAGAATtggaaaaaatggaaaaatagaAAGCTGATCTGCATATTTGTGGAGTAtgctgttcgtagttagtaactgcgaacggGTCAAAACAagtcaaatagctgttcgcagttactaactgcgaacaactatttgacctgtaactgcgaacaaccacAAACCtcagaattgaaaatttcacgcttatttttggaataaatttaaaatttatactattttgttcatttttggtaaattatattataaatttcaaattatcaCCAAAGTAGCTATATCCAAGCACACTCCTTGGTTGCTTTTTTGTCTCTATACTGCAAATCTCGCACAATCTCCTTATCTCCTTAAGCCTTAAACCCTTCTTCCTCTCCTCTCCTTCCTCCCTTCTTCTTCACCTTCTCCAAAAATGGCTGCAACAATAAACTCTTCATTGAATACCCTTTCAATGTCACATACTTGCTTCACTTCTTCCCTTCAAACCCCCTCAATTTTGAACCCTAATTCACTTTGTTTTTCAATTCCATTAAAACCCATTAAACTCAATCTTTCCCTTTCGATTTCCTCATCTTTCTCTAATCTAAAACCAAAACTATCATCGAAAATTATCACCCATGTTGCTCAAACCTCTGACTGGGAACAAGAAGGTTCAAATGCAGTTCTTGAAGAACATTCTGACGAAGATGGGGTCAATTATGGTACTGAATCTCAAGAACAAGAAGGCGAAGTAGAAGGAAGTGAAGGGTTTACTGTACCTCCTGAAGAGGCTAAATTGTTCGTGGGTAATTTGCCTTATGATGTAGATAGTGAGAGATTGGCTCAGCTTTTTGATGGGGCTGGTGTTGTTGAGATTGCTGAGGTAtcaaattgtttttaatttaattatgatttttggttttttaatttattaattttcatgGGATTTTTTCATAAAGCTGGAAACTTTCTTCTACTAATTTTTTGGCAGGTTATTTACAACAGGGAGACTGATAGGAGTAGAGGGTTTGGGTTTATTACCATGAATACTGTTGAAGAAGCTGAAAAGGCTGTGGAAATGATGAATGGATATGTAAGTTTGCTTCACTTTCATTTTGATGTATGGACTTGTTTGTTGTTAATATTGTTGTTTCTGTTTACATATTTGTAATAAGTATTGCTATGTTTAGTTTTGATGAATGGTGCTATATTGTAGATgttttagtataaaaaaagtGATAACCAATGGATTGCTAATTGATATGGGTTGAATGGAGGATTTGCCACTTGCTAAAGACATTTTCCGCCATTGCCGAATCTTTGATGATGAATTCTTAGTTCAGTTTAGTTTTGTGTATTGCCGCCTATTTTGTTGTCATGTAGCTGAAATTTTGTGATTAATATGCTATGATTCTGCAACATTTTAATGTGTGCATAACTTATAGATGACATAGTTACTTTagagtttaaaaaattaatgtatttaAGGCCGTGTTAACATACTACAGTTGCCTTCTATTCTTCATCAAAGTGAAGGAGAAACTCTTGCTAATGTATGGTACCTAAAAACTGAAGCAAGGGTGGCCTTGTTTACCCTCTGTAAACAGTATTAGTGCTGCCATTGGGATGTCTGTTGCGATATCTTTTTTATGTTTCAGTTGCAGTGGGGTATTTTCGGTTATTAAATGACTCGTAAGGATACATTGTTGGCAATTTTACAGCTGTTGAGCTGTAGTGCTAGTGAAGGGATGTCTGAGGATGTGTTGATGTTTAAATCATGTCTACTAGCCGTAGTTAATTGAATGGCAGAGATGAAGAGTAAGATGGGGGAAAGGTATGGATGGGAGGGGTAGACTGCAGAGAAGTGGGCTTTAAATTTTCATGTAAACATTTTGAATTAACAAAGGATTTAGGATATTTGCAATAACATTGCATTATCCCAATGTCACTAAGTGGCTTTTGTTCATTGTACACAACCTTACCTTTCTAataatattgtttttgattgaccTTTGAATATAAATATCTTTAATGATGACATGGAGAAGTATACATGATTTAGTTTATTAAAAAGATACTTCCATTTTTCTCCCATATCCTGTTCATATCCATTTAAAGGAAAATGTATGTGGCTATCTGCCACTCTCCCTTCCCTTCTCTGATTAAACCGTTTTATCTAAATACATTGTTACTTAATGCGTTAATCTCCCTCAAATTGTGACCCAAAACATGTGATTcattgtagcaggagcggcactctcgttacataattaacattaataattatacttaagataaataatgcggaagtgtaaaacgccgaactgctaaaaaccatttgaaataaaaaaaatgttcaaaacataagtaaaaatatatcttacaactgagaaaatataaaataaggtttacttaaatacgataaaaaaaacataagtacaatatagtcatcaagtaaaatcattgaagctaagtcctcgatagaataattaaagttgcggcctggatcgaaacctgagctaattttttttcctgcaaaatactgtcatccataatacggatgacagccgattaaatcggtcagcgataaagccgagtacaattttctcaataagcttatgatgcgatagttaaatcatgcttacaaaataatcatcaagcacaatatagaaggttattactcattattgacctttactaagccattaagttacattctcaatacttgcagaagttcattactgctactaaatacttggtaaccttaatgcttatttaatcaagttcaattaagcctcatagctttaccatcatagcacatcacaagatcacaacaataatgacaactgatatatgtaagggtctggttaggtgaggaccgtagtcctaattcctaactgtggtgggagtcgtcactcctctcaatactgttatgctcgagacttcacaggatgggtttttctcggaccccctgtctgacactgcattttacgtgccggctaacacggacgccgggattttacatgccggtccatggttcgacgttaccttactatcagagtcatacaatcaatatcatgcaatatcaaacaagactctaaaccgaaatagtttacattcttataagtcaaacttccactagtcaaatttttgacaattctacccttttagtagaaacaaattactagtatctaataaattaatatttaattaaataacaaattttcgtagctatactaagattcctgaggctaaactaagtcattattgtgtcataaataatcataacagtcaagggtaatatttctaagtacttaataacatattttatcaaataaccagtaaaatagtaaaacggatctatcatca
The Amaranthus tricolor cultivar Red isolate AtriRed21 chromosome 11, ASM2621246v1, whole genome shotgun sequence DNA segment above includes these coding regions:
- the LOC130827214 gene encoding probable galactinol--sucrose galactosyltransferase 2, yielding MLRRVNGGVTLSNLVRKSPHEPSRSSFLKLPRFFWNTLSSRLISQNSHASTNYIACKVGGFNQGIMTINMLNKITVEDACLLVNGKVILTGVPQNVVVSPGSFGSAFVGASSTAPSYRHVFSLGVLQEYNFLSLFRFKIWWMIPRVGNSGREVPLETQMLLLEAKEGSTEANPTADHISYILVLPVLEGAFRASLQGSPENELQFCVESGDPNIQTTHVSESVFINSGDNPYELLKDSIKILAEHKGTFSHIENKKMPAHLDWFGWCTWDAFYQDVTPDGIREGLESFSQGGCAPRFLIIDDGWQDTFNEFRKEDEEHTEGTQFATRLRSIKENIKFQRLSSDDYATLPEFIKFIKDRYGLKYVYMWHAIVGYWGGLLPSSESLMKYNPKIVYPVQSPGNIGNLRDVAMDSIERYGIGAIDPEKINDFYNDYHSYLASIDVDGVKVDVQNVLETIGSSFGGRVHLTALYQKGLEESVARNFKNNNLICCMSHNSDSIFSSMKSAVARASEDFMPQEPTLQTMHIASVSFNSLLLGEIVVPDWDMFHSKHYAADFHAASRAVGGCAIYVSDKPGNHDFTILRKLVLPDGSILRARYAGRPTRDCLFKDPVMDGKSLMKVWNLNKLSGVLGVFNCQGAGTWPLKDNSLETPSPEVLCGQVSPNDVEFLEEIAGDNWHAEYALYAFNAGTLTKVSKQEKVDVSLGVLTCELYTICPIRVFNDSVHFAPIGLLDLYNSGGAVEALSFKTGPDGCILKVEVRGVGRFGVYSSTRPRFCTVDMKKEEFTYSPEDGLLTVKLEGGCQIKNIEFLY
- the LOC130827862 gene encoding 28 kDa ribonucleoprotein, chloroplastic-like; the encoded protein is MAATINSSLNTLSMSHTCFTSSLQTPSILNPNSLCFSIPLKPIKLNLSLSISSSFSNLKPKLSSKIITHVAQTSDWEQEGSNAVLEEHSDEDGVNYGTESQEQEGEVEGSEGFTVPPEEAKLFVGNLPYDVDSERLAQLFDGAGVVEIAEVIYNRETDRSRGFGFITMNTVEEAEKAVEMMNGYELNGRSLTVNKAAPRGSRPERPPREFAPSFRVYVGNLPWDLDNARLEEVFSEFGKVLSARVVFDRETGRSRGFGFVAMASESEMNDAIAALDGQTLDGRAIRVNVAEERPRRSF